The proteins below come from a single Dehalococcoidia bacterium genomic window:
- the glk gene encoding glucokinase — protein sequence MLLAGDLGGTKTDLALIDPAKGPREPVAAASFSTSQFPSLEAMVQQFLAAHPARLRAACFGVAGPVVAGTATITNLGWVLREEALAAALRLRQVRLINDLEAIATALPHLTADDSEPLAAGQPEKGGTVAVIAPGTGLGEAFLIWNGERYIAHPSEGGHCDFAPTNDLQAALLAWLGRDGAHVSYEDVCSGRGIPNLYAFLRARGAPEPPWLHARLAAAADPTPIILNAALQEDPPQICLDTLNLFVDILAAEAGNLALKVLATGGLYFAGGLSLRLLSVLTAERVLPGFRSKGRLAALLERIPVSIITNPKVGLLGAAYAALER from the coding sequence ATGCTCTTAGCCGGCGACCTTGGAGGGACGAAGACCGACCTTGCCCTTATCGATCCCGCGAAAGGGCCGCGCGAGCCCGTCGCCGCGGCGAGCTTCTCCACCAGCCAGTTTCCGAGCCTCGAAGCGATGGTGCAGCAGTTTCTCGCCGCGCATCCGGCTAGGCTGCGGGCCGCGTGCTTCGGGGTCGCGGGGCCGGTCGTCGCCGGAACGGCAACCATCACGAACTTGGGGTGGGTGCTGCGGGAGGAGGCGCTTGCAGCGGCGCTGCGGCTGCGGCAGGTTCGATTGATCAACGATCTCGAAGCGATCGCGACGGCGCTTCCCCACCTGACTGCTGACGACAGTGAGCCGCTTGCCGCGGGCCAGCCCGAGAAAGGCGGCACGGTCGCCGTCATCGCGCCCGGAACCGGGCTCGGCGAGGCGTTTCTCATCTGGAACGGCGAACGCTATATCGCGCATCCCTCGGAAGGCGGGCATTGCGATTTCGCGCCGACCAACGATCTCCAAGCGGCCCTGCTTGCGTGGCTCGGGCGGGATGGCGCGCACGTGTCGTACGAGGATGTCTGCTCGGGACGCGGCATCCCGAACCTCTATGCCTTTCTCCGCGCCCGCGGCGCGCCGGAGCCGCCGTGGCTCCACGCTCGTCTCGCTGCCGCCGCCGACCCGACCCCGATCATTCTCAACGCCGCGCTCCAAGAAGACCCACCGCAGATCTGTCTCGACACGTTGAACCTCTTTGTCGATATCCTGGCAGCAGAAGCCGGCAACTTGGCGCTCAAAGTGCTCGCAACAGGCGGTCTCTACTTCGCCGGCGGGCTTTCCCTTCGCCTTCTGTCGGTGCTCACCGCAGAGCGGGTGCTGCCCGGCTTCCGCAGCAAAGGGCGCCTTGCGGCGCTGCTCGAGCGCATTCCCGTCAGCATCATCACCAATCCGAAGGTGGGGCTGCTCGGCGCCGCCTATGCCGCTCTC